The genomic DNA TTGCTAATACCCTTATCATAAGCTCCTGCCTTTTTTCCCTTAAGCTACTCAAAGCCTTGCCAATAAAATGGGATGTTTTCTTTATTACCATTTCTTCAACCCTTAAGGCAATATCATCCTGCCTTAACATCTTATCAAGAAAATTAACCACTGTCGGTCTTAACATACAGGATGCCATCCTAAGACCTCCTATCATATGTGGAAAAATAACCTCATTAGCACCAGCCCTTCTTAACTTTTCCTCTGATTCAGGGTCATCTGCTCTTGAAATTATCCTTAAATGTGGGTTTAATCCAGATGCTGTAAGGACAACAAAGAGATTCTCCTGGTCTGTTGGAAGGGCTGTTATTAAGCCAATTGCCCTTTCAATCCTGGCAGATTTAAGAACCACATTGTGTGTTGCGTCGCCGTGAATAAACACAAGATTTGGAATTAAGGAAATTGCCTCCTCAATTCTTTCCTTTTTCTTTTCAATAGCCAAAAATGCTTTTTTTGTCTTTGAAAACTCGATGGCTATCGGTCTTCCAACCCTTCCAAGCCCACATAAAATGTAATGGTTTTCGATCTTACCTATTATTCTTTCCATCTTCTTCCTCCTTATTATATCTGTTAATTCACCTTCAACAAAGAAGGCTGTCATTGTTGATATTGTTGAAAGGAGGATACCTGCTCCTCCAATTATCAAGAGTATGCAGAATATCCTTCCTCCCTGTGAAAGGGGATGAATCTCACCAAAGCCAACTGTTGCTATAGTAATAACAGTCATATAGAGGCTATCCAGAATACTCCACTTCTCAATAAGGATAAAACCCAGAGTTCCAATAAAAAGGACAAGAAGAAGCCCTCCTATTGTTATCAAAAGCCTCTTTCCCATTTCCATTTATGCTTTCGTATTGCTTCTAAAAATTCATCCCTTGAAATACCTACCTGTGTACAGAGCGTTTTAAGGTTGAAGCCTTTATTTTTGGGTAGTTTGGCATAGTTAAAAGGGTTGTAACTACTCACTTTTTTAAGTTAAGATTACATCGGATTTTTTTCTTTCGTCGCCCATCACTGTTTGGCCATCTCTTTTATAAGCTTTAAAGCAATGATGTTTCGCTGGATTTGATTTGTTCCTTCATAGATTTGGGTTATCTTTGCATCCCTCATATACTTTTCAATTGGGTATTCCCTCATATATCCATATCCACCAAAGAGCTGGAGGCAATTTGTTGTAACCTCCATTGCGGTATCTGATGCAAATAGCTTTGCTTGTGCTGATTCCATTGAAACATCCTTTTCTCCTTTGTCAATCATCCTGCAGACAGCATAAGTTAATGCCCTTGCTGACTCAATCTTTGTTGCCATATCTGCAAACATCCATTGTATCCCCTGAAACGATGAGATTTTCTGTCCAAATTGAACCCTTTCATTGGCATATTTTAATGCAAGGTCTAATGCACCTTGTGCTATTCCAATTGCTTGAGCAGCAATTCCAGGACGGGAGTTATCAAATGTCCTCATAGCAACAATAAATCCCATTCCCTCCCTCGCTATTATATTTTCCGCTGGAACAAAGCAATCCTTAAATATAAGCTCCCTTGTTGCCGAGCATCTTATCCCAAGCTTTTTCTCCTTTTTTCCAAACTCAAAGCCAGACATCCCCTTTTCCAAAATAAAGCAGGATGCACCACGGGAACCCTTTGTTTTATCTGTCATTGCAATTATTGTATAGATTTCTGCCTCCCCACCATTTGTTATCCATTGCTTTGTCCCCTGCAGGATATATCCACCTTCTGTTTTAGAAGCAGATGTCTTTAGAGAGCCTGCATCACTTCCTGCATCTGGCTCAGTAATGGCAAAGGCGGCTAATTTCTTTCCTTTGGCAATATCGGGAAGGTATTTTTTCTTTTGCTCTTCAGAGCCATATAAAACTATAGGATATGCACCCAAAGCAGATGCTGCAAAACAAACGGCAACACCTCCACAGGCTTTTGAAAACTCCTCAGTTGCCAAGCAAAGCTCAAAGCATCCACCACCAAATCCACCATATTCTACTGGGATATATAAACCAAACAGGTCAGATTGAGCAATTACCTTAATGATTTCTGTAGGAAATTCCTCTTTTTCATCAAGCTCTGCTGCCTTTGGTCTTATCTTGCTATCTGCAATTTTTTTGGCAATATCCTTTATTGCTACCTGCTCTTCTGTTAATGCATAATCTATCATTTTTCAATCATGCGACCTATCCAGTAATTTGGCTTCCTATGTTGATGTGCTATTGCAATAATATAAATATGGTCTTTCTCTATTGAATATAAGATTTTATAGGGAAACTTATGAATTAAGTATCTTCTTATTTCTCCCCTTTCTATAGACCATGCCTTAGGATATTTAACAATTCTCTGGATAGACCTTTTCACCTCCTCTTTAAATCTTTTACCCAATTTCGGGTATTCAAGCTCATAAAATTCAATAGCATCTTCAAATTTATATCTTGCAAATTCATTAAAGATTACCTTCAAAGACCTCTTCAGATGGAATACCTTTTAATTTACCGCTTCTGTATGCAGAAAGCCGTTTTTCAGCCTCAAGGGCCCAAATTTCATCTATGTTTTTATTTGGTTCATCAAGGCTCAACAAGAGCTTCTCAATGACAATAAATCTTTCCTGTGGTTTCAAATCCAAAGCCCTTTCCAGCAAAGCTTTACTAGACTCCATTTATTTAGAAAGGAGGTTTAAAATTGTCCTTCCAAAGAGATGTGCAGAATTTGGGCCATCTGCGGTTACAATCTTTCCATCTATTTCTACATTCGCACCCGTCCAAATCGCACCATTTTTTATTAAATTATTCTTTTCAGAGGAAAATGCCGTTGCCTTTTTCCCTTTAAGAACACCAGCATTTGCAAGGATAGAAGGAGCAAGGCAGATTGCTGACAAAACCTTATTTTTCATATAGCTATCCTTTGCTACCTTTAATGCTTTAGGGTTATTAAAGTATTCCGAAGCACCTGAGCCTCCAATAAAAACAATTGCATCAAATTCATCTACATTTATATTCTCTACCAGAATCTCTGGCTTTGCAACCGCTCCAAAATAGCCCTTTGATGGAGAAAGCTTTGATGAGGCAACAACAACCTTTATTCCTGAGGTCTCAAATATTCTCTTAGGCTCTGTAAATTCCTCATCCCTAAAATCAGATGATGCAACAATCATACAAACACTTTTCTTAACCTCCATTTTTTTCACCTCCTTTTGTCCACAAGATATTAAAAAAATAGAAAGAAATAAGATTACATATTGCATTTTTTTATTTTATTCTTTAGCATCCCATTTTGTCTAATATTTTTTAAGAATGATGTTACTATTTCAAATGTAAAAAGATTGAAATAAAGAGAAAAACATACTATAACTCAACTTATGAGCAAAAAATAGAATTTTAAGAATGAAAAAACTAAAAACTTAAAACTAAAAGCGAAAAACCACAATTCAAAACTAAAAACTAAAAGATTAAAACTTAAAGACTATACCTAAT from bacterium includes the following:
- a CDS encoding acyl-CoA dehydrogenase family protein, whose product is MDYALTEEQVAIKDIAKKIADSKIRPKAAELDEKEEFPTEIIKVIAQSDLFGLYIPVEYGGFGGGCFELCLATEEFSKACGGVAVCFAASALGAYPIVLYGSEEQKKKYLPDIAKGKKLAAFAITEPDAGSDAGSLKTSASKTEGGYILQGTKQWITNGGEAEIYTIIAMTDKTKGSRGASCFILEKGMSGFEFGKKEKKLGIRCSATRELIFKDCFVPAENIIAREGMGFIVAMRTFDNSRPGIAAQAIGIAQGALDLALKYANERVQFGQKISSFQGIQWMFADMATKIESARALTYAVCRMIDKGEKDVSMESAQAKLFASDTAMEVTTNCLQLFGGYGYMREYPIEKYMRDAKITQIYEGTNQIQRNIIALKLIKEMAKQ
- a CDS encoding potassium channel protein, with the protein product MEMGKRLLITIGGLLLVLFIGTLGFILIEKWSILDSLYMTVITIATVGFGEIHPLSQGGRIFCILLIIGGAGILLSTISTMTAFFVEGELTDIIRRKKMERIIGKIENHYILCGLGRVGRPIAIEFSKTKKAFLAIEKKKERIEEAISLIPNLVFIHGDATHNVVLKSARIERAIGLITALPTDQENLFVVLTASGLNPHLRIISRADDPESEEKLRRAGANEVIFPHMIGGLRMASCMLRPTVVNFLDKMLRQDDIALRVEEMVIKKTSHFIGKALSSLREKRQELMIRVLAIKERDSNAYHYNPDENRIIKEGDVLIIFGDIDKIAIFEKFVG
- a CDS encoding addiction module protein, which translates into the protein MESSKALLERALDLKPQERFIVIEKLLLSLDEPNKNIDEIWALEAEKRLSAYRSGKLKGIPSEEVFEGNL
- a CDS encoding type II toxin-antitoxin system RelE/ParE family toxin, whose protein sequence is MKVIFNEFARYKFEDAIEFYELEYPKLGKRFKEEVKRSIQRIVKYPKAWSIERGEIRRYLIHKFPYKILYSIEKDHIYIIAIAHQHRKPNYWIGRMIEK
- a CDS encoding DJ-1/PfpI family protein, with amino-acid sequence MEVKKSVCMIVASSDFRDEEFTEPKRIFETSGIKVVVASSKLSPSKGYFGAVAKPEILVENINVDEFDAIVFIGGSGASEYFNNPKALKVAKDSYMKNKVLSAICLAPSILANAGVLKGKKATAFSSEKNNLIKNGAIWTGANVEIDGKIVTADGPNSAHLFGRTILNLLSK